The following coding sequences are from one Nicotiana tomentosiformis chromosome 3, ASM39032v3, whole genome shotgun sequence window:
- the LOC138908238 gene encoding uncharacterized protein — protein MSMTDYEARFSELSRHSFMILPTDAERMRRFVTGLHTGIQATMAREVEMGTSYELIVEIAQRIEGVRQHSREQAMRDKQFQYSGEFRGAPTGGRGQFVRGQSSRPTYPAPPPPRGAPVRPYLSVMPESSYHPPAIQGSSSGYSGHQGQTSVSLYAVITGIISICGRDASVLFDPGSTYSYVSSLFAHFLGVSRESLGTLVYVSTPMDDSVIVDRIYWSCIVTFSSYETRADLLLLDMTDFEVILGMDWLSRYHAILDCPAKTVNFVMPELPRLEWKGSSVSASSRVISFLKARYIVEKGCLYYLAYIWDTTAETTTIDSVPIVREFTDVFPSDLPSMPSDRDIDFCIDLALGT, from the exons atgtctatgaccgactatgaggcaagattctctgagttgtctcgccattcatttatgatacttcctactgatgCAGAGAGAATGCGGAGGTTTGTTACGGGCTTGCacactggtattcaggccactatggcccgagaggttgagatggggacttcttacgagctaattgtggagatagctcagagaatcgagggtgtgcgtcagcataGCCGAGAGCAGGCAATGAGGGATAAGCAGTTtcaatattctggagagttcagaggtgccccgactgggggtagaggtcagttcgtgaggggtcagtccagcagacccacTTACccagcaccgccgcctcctcggggtgccccAGTGCGGCCTTATTTAAGtgttatgccagagagttcctaccacccaccagctatccagggttcctccagtgggtattcaggccatcagggtcagacttcag TGTCCTTATATGCCGTGATCACGGGTATTATTTCTATctgtggtagggatgcttcagtactatttgatccagggtctacatattcatatgtctcatctctgtttgctcatttcctaggtGTTTCTCGCGAGTCCctgggtactcttgtttatgtgtccactcctatggacgattctgttattgtggatcggatctactggtcctgcattgttacattcAGTAGTTACGAAACTAGAGCCGATCTTTtgctgcttgatatgaccgactttgaggtcatcctgggcatggactggctatctcgatatcatgccatcctagattgcccTGCCAAGACTGTTAACTTTGTGATGCCAGAGttacctagattggagtggaagggttcgtctgtcagtgcatctagtcgggttatttcctttctgaaggctcgatacatagttgagaagggttgtttatatTATCTGGCCTATATTTGGGACACTACTGCAGAGACtacgacgattgattcagtgcccataGTCCGAGAGTtcaccgatgtgtttccttctgatcttccaagcatgccatcagatcgtgatattgatttctgtattgatttagctctaggtacctag